One window from the genome of Natator depressus isolate rNatDep1 chromosome 27, rNatDep2.hap1, whole genome shotgun sequence encodes:
- the KLHL10 gene encoding kelch-like protein 10, producing the protein MMKLIIEYAYTRTVPVTADNVERLLAAADQFNIMGIVRGCCEFLKSQLCLENCIGICKFTEYYHCPDLRQTAYMFILHNFEEMVKVSTEFLELSVNEFKDIIEKDELNVKQEDAVFEAILKWISHDPQNRKQYISDLLPKVRLALMHAEYFMNNVKMHDFVKDSEECKPVIINALKAMYDLNMNGPSSSDFTNPLTRPRLPYAILFAIGGWSGGSPTNAIETYDARADRWVNVTCQQESPRAYHGAAYLKGYVYIIGGFDSVDYFNSVKRFDPLKKTWHQVAPMHSRRCYVSITVLNTFIYAMGGFDGYVRLNTAERYEPETNQWTLIAPMHEQRSDASATTLYGKVYICGGFNGNECLFTAEAYDAKTNQWTLIAPMRSRRSGIGVIAYGEHVYAVGGFDGANRLRSAEAYNPVANTWRTIPTMFNPRSNFGIEVVDDLLFVVGGFNGFTTTFNVECYDEKTDEWYDAHDMSIYRSALSCCVVPGLANVGEYAARRDNFTGLSQRDEVKYSSSTSTLPV; encoded by the exons ATGATGAAGCTAATTATCGAATACGCCTATACGAGGACAGTCCCAGTCACTGCTGACAACGTGGAGCGGCTACTGGCTGCAGCAGACCAGTTCAACATCATGGGCATTGTCAGGGGGTGCTGCGAGTTCTTAAAGTCTCAGCTGTGCTTGGAAAACTGCATTGGCATCTGCAAGTTCACAGAGTACTACCACTGCCCAGACCTGCGGCAGACGGCCTACATGTTCATCCTGCATAACTTCGAGGAAATGGTAAAGGTGTCTACAGAGTTTCTTGAGCTCTCGGTCAATGAGTTTAAAGACATCATTGAAAAGGACGAACTCAACGTGAAACAAGAAGATGCAGTGTTTGAGGCCATTCTCAAATGGATTTCCCATGACCCCCAGAACAGGAAACAGTACATTTCAGACTTGCTGCCTAAG GTTCGACTGGCGTTGATGCATGCGGAGTACTTTATGAACAATGTTAAAATGCACGATTTTGTAAAGGACAGTGAGGAATGCAAGCCAGTCATCATAAATGCACTGAAAGCCATGTATGATCTCAACATGAACGGCCCCTCAAGTTCCGATTTCACCAACCCGCTCACGAGGCCTCGCCTGCCCTATGCAATTTTGTTTGCTATTGGTGGATGGAGCGGGGGTAGCCCAACCAACGCCATTGAAACGTACGACGCCCGAGCAGACAGATGGGTGAATGTCACCTGTCAGCAGGAAAGCCCCCGTGCTTACCATGGCGCTGCCTATTTAAAAGGTTACGTCTATATCATTGGCGGATTCGACAGCGTGGACTATTTTAATAGTGTCAAACGGTTTGACCCGCTTAAGAAAACATGGCACCAGGTTGCTCCCATGCACTCGAGACGCTGCTACGTAAGCATCACTGTTCTTAACACCTTCATCTACGCCATGGGAGGGTTCGACGGCTACGTGCGTCTCAACACAGCGGAACGGTACGAGCCAGAGACAAACCAGTGGACGCTGATTGCACCCATGCACGAACAGAGAAGTGACGCGAGCGCCACCACGCTGTATGGAAAG GTCTATATATGTGGTGGGTTCAATGGAAATGAATGCCTATTCACAGCTGAAGCATATGATGCTAAGACAAACCAGTGGACGCTAATCGCACCAATGAGAAGCAGAAGAAGCGGAATAGGAGTAATAGCTTATGGAGAACACGTCTATGCG GTAGGAGGCTTTGACGGCGCCAACCGTCTTCGGAGTGCAGAAGCCTACAATCCAGTTGCCAACACCTGGCGTACAATCCCCACCATGTTTAATCCCCGTAGTAATTTTGGCATTGAAGTGGTGGATGACCTTCTGTTTGTGGTGGGTGGCTTTAATGGTTTCACGACCACATTCAATGTTGAATGCTACGATGAAAAGACTGATGAGTGGTACGATGCCCATGACATGAGCATATACCGTAGTGCTTTGAGCTGCTGTGTGGTGCCAGGACTAGCCAATGTCGGGGAGTACGCGGCCAGACGAGACAACTTTACAGGGTTATCACAGCGAGATGAAGTCAAATACTCCTCTTCGACAAGTACCCTACCTGTATGA
- the KLHL11 gene encoding kelch-like protein 11 — protein MAAAAASPQPQPGPAGEGAGEAGPAGGGGEAAGGEAEAEEFACPAHCGELAWRQNEQRRLDLFCDITLAFGGGGGPLREVRAHRSVLAAATDYFTPLLSGGFAESRSGRVELRKWSSEGGPEPDTVEAVVGFMYTGSIRVSPGNVHEVLEMADRFLLMRLKEFCGEFLKKKLNLSNCVAVHSLAHMYSLNQLALKAADMIRRNFCKVIQDEEFYTLPFHLLRDWLSDLEITVDSEEVLFETVLKWVQRNADERERYFEELFKLLRLSQMKPTYLTRHVKSERLVSSNEACLKLVSEAVESHALRAENLQSGNLQHSAYPVSLLPRYGQNMDVIMVIGGVSEGGDYLSECVGYFIDEDRWVNLPHIHNHLDGHAVAVTESYVYVAGSMEPGFAKTVEKYNPNRNVWEQVSHLITRKHSFGLTEVKGSLYSIGGHGNFSPGFKDVTIYNPEQDKWHNLESAPKILRDVKAVTVEDRFVYIAARTPVDDSEDGLRAVITRYDTETRHWQDIESLPLIDNYCSFQMSVANTNFYQTASCCPKSYPIDNEEAKRKISGRIPEEILESLPPEVLSIEGAAICYYKDDVFIIGGWKNSDDIDKQYRKEAYRYCAERKRWMLLPPMPQPRCRATACHVRIPFRCLHGTQRYPMPQNLMWQKDRIRQMQEIHRHSLSLRRMPRSQIEC, from the exons ATGGCGGCGGCCGCGGCCTCGCCTCAGCCGCAGCCCGGGCCCGCGGGGGAAGGCGCGGGCGAGGCGGGCCCGGCGGGCGGCGGCGGGGAGGCGGCCGGcggggaggcggaggcggaggagTTCGCGTGCCCGGCGCACTGCGGCGAGCTGGCCTGGCGGCAGAACGAGCAGCGCCGCCTCGACCTCTTCTGCGACATCACCCTGGCCTTcggcggcggcggggggccgCTCCGCGAGGTCCGCGCCCACCGCTCCGTGCTGGCCGCCGCCACCGACTACTTCACCCCGCTGCTGTCGGGCGGCTTCGCCGAGTCGCGCTCCGGCCGCGTGGAGCTGCGGAAGTGGAGCTCGGAGGGGGGCCCCGAGCCGGACACGGTGGAGGCGGTGGTCGGCTTCATGTACACGGGCAGCATCCGCGTCAGCCCGGGCAACGTGCACGAGGTGCTGGAGATGGCCGACAG GTTTTTATTGATGCGGTTAAAGGAATTCTGTGGAGAGTTTCTGAAGAAAAAACTGAATCTCTCCAACTGTGTGGCTGTTCATAGCTTAGCTCATATGTATTCCTTGAACCAACTTGCCCTGAAAGCTGCAGACATGATAAGAAGGAACTTCTGCAAAGTTATCCAGGATGAAGAGTTCTACACATTACCCTTTCACCTCCTCAGAGACTGGCTTTCAGACTTGGAAATCACAGTGGACTCTGAAGAAGTTCTTTTTGAGACTGTCTTAAAGTGGGTTCAGAGAAATGCTGATGAAAGAGAGAGGTACTTTGAAGAACTCTTTAAACTGCTCAGACTGTCTCAGATGAAACCCACTTACCTTACCCGGCATGTCAAATCTGAAAGGCTAGTATCCAGTAATGAAGCCTGTCTTAAATTAGTGTCTGAAGCTGTGGAAAGCCATGCCCTGAGGGCTGAGAACTTGCAATCTGGTAATTTACAACATTCTGCCTATCCTGTATCATTGCTGCCTCGCTATGGGCAAAACATGGATGTCATCATGGTGATCGGTGGTGTGTCAGAGGGAGGGGATTATTTAAGTGAGTGTGTAGGGTATTTCATTGACGAGGACAGGTGGGTAAACTTACCGCACATACATAATCACCTTGACGGACATGCAGTTGCTGTTACAGAATCATATGTTTATGTGGCTGGCTCCATGGAACCTGGCTTTGCCAAGACTGTGGAAAAGTACAACCCCAACAGAAATGTCTGGGAGCAAGTCTCTCATCTAATAACCAGAAAGCATTCTtttggcctcactgaagtcaagggaagctTGTACAGTATCGGTGGACATGGTAACTTCAGTCCTGGCTTTAAAGATGTAACCATTTACAATCCCGAGCAAGACAAATGGCACAACCTGGAGTCAGCCCCAAAGATCCTTCGTGATGTCAAAGCAGTCACCGTAGAAGATAGATTTGTTTACATTGCTGCTCGAACCCCAGTTGACGATAGTGAAGATGGTTTAAGGGCAGTCATTACTAGATATGACACAGAGACAAGGCACTGGCAAGACATCGAGTCTCTGCCACTCATTGATAACTACTGCTCTTTTCAGATGTCTGTTGCCAACACAAACTTTTACCAGACAGCATCATGCTGCCCCAAGAGTTACCCCATAGATAATGAAGAGGCTAAGAGAAAGATCTCTGGCAGAATACCAGAGGAGATTCTTGAAAGTTTACCTCCAGAAGTTCTTAGCATTGAAGGGGCAGCCATTTGCTATTATAAAGATGATGTTTTCATCATTGGTGGGTGGAAGAACAGTGATGATATAGATAAGCAATACAGAAAAGAGGCCTATCGTTACTGTGCTGAGAGAAAGCGATGGATGCTTCTCCCTCCCATGCCGCAGCCTCGCTGTAGAGCAACAGCCTGCCATGTGAGAATCCCATTCAGATGCTTGCATGGTACACAAAGATATCCTATGCCACAAAATTTGATGTGGCAAAAGGATAGAATACGGCAGATGCAGGAAATACATCGGCATTCTTTAAGCTTGCGAAGAATGCCCCGCTCACAGATTGAGTGCTAA
- the NT5C3B gene encoding 7-methylguanosine phosphate-specific 5'-nucleotidase isoform X2, which yields MVPELEKATVHMKSPEHVRRVISALRKEGPDKLQVVSDFDMTLSRFGFNGRRCPTSHNILDNSQVISEEGRKKLKDLLHYYYPIEIDPNRTMEEKRPLMVEWWTRAHGVLLQQKILKRDIAKIVEESEVMLRDGVNTFFDQLHQHNIPLFIFSAGVGDILEEVLRQAKVFHPNVNVMSNYMDFDGKGVLRQFKEPLIHTYNKNGSVLEKTDHFQQLSSRTNIILLGDSMGDLSMADGVANVENILTIGFLNDKVDEQRGKYRDAYDVVLEKDETLDVVNGILCYILGDLN from the exons ATG GTCCCTGAACTGGAGAAGGCGACGGTCCATATGAAGAGCCCCGAGCACGTGAGGCGCGTAATCTCAGCGCTCAGGAAAGAGGGACCAGACAAACTGCAG GTCGTTTCGGACTTCGACATGACCCTCAGCAGGTTTGGATTTAATGGGAGACGATGCCCCACTTCGCACA ATATCCTAGATAACAGCCAAGTCATTAGCGAAGAAGGCAGGAAAAAG TTAAAAGATCTGCTGCACTATTACTATCCAATTGAAATTGACCCCAACCGGACCATGGAAGAAAAACGTCCCCTCATGGTGGAATG GTGGACCAGAGCCCACGGTGTCCTGTTGCAACAGAAGATTTTGAAAAGGGACATAGCCAAGATAGTCGAAGAATCAGAGGTGATGCTCAG ggaCGGAGTCAACACCTTCTTTGACCAGCTCCACCAACACAACATCCCCCTGTTCATCTTCTCGGCCGGCGTGGGTGACATCCTGGAGGAGGTCCTCCGGCAGGCCAAGGTGTTCCACCCAAACGTCAATGTGATGTCCAACTACATGGACTTCGATGGCAAG GGCGTCCTGAGACAGTTTAAAGAGCCGCTGATCCACACCTACAACAAGAACGGCTCAGTCTTGGAGAAGACGGaccacttccagcagctgagCAGCAGGACCAACATCATCCTGCTGGGGGACTCCATGGGAGACCTGAGCATGGCAGACGGGGTTGCCAACGTGGAGAACATCCTCACGATCGGATTCCTGAATGACAAG GTGGATGAGCAACGAGGAAAGTACAGGGACGCCTACGACGTCGTGCTGGAGAAGGACGAGACTCTGGACGTGGTCAACGGGATCCTTTGTTACATCCTCGGAGACCTGAACTGA
- the FKBP10 gene encoding peptidyl-prolyl cis-trans isomerase FKBP10, whose translation MALGSLLLLSLLGAPGLGDPGPLEDVVIDRYYIPKMCLREVQMGDFIRYHYNGTFKDGKKFDSSYDRGATVAGVVGVGRLITGMDRGLQGMCVNERRHLIVPPHLGYGSIGVAGMIPPDATLYFDVILLDIWNKEDKLQITTLHKPERCNRTVENSDFVRYHYNGTLLDGTHFDSSYSKDSTYDTYVGTGWLIKGMDEGLLGMCAGEKKRIIIPPFLAYGEKGYGTVIPPQASLVFDVLLVDLHNPKDGISLEHLEVPAACKRKAVTGDFVRYHYNGTLMDGTLFDSSYSRNHTYDTYIGKGYVIPGMDQGLQGVCFGEKRRIIVPPHLGYGENGAGNKIPGSAVLIFDIHVIDFHNPLDAVEIETLSRPEGCNVTTQDRDFIRYHYNCSLLDGTKLFSSHDYNHPQEATLGTSKMIDGLNTGLLDMCIGEKRVIIIPPHLGHGENGARGVPGSAVLRFEVELLSREEGVPEGYLFIWHGDPPANLYEDMDLNKDGEIPREEFSTFIKAQLTEGKGRLMPSSDPEMVIADMFQNQDRNQDGKITAEELKLKSDEDKERIHEEL comes from the exons ATGGCCTTGGGCAGCCTCCTTCTCCTGAGCCTGCTGggggccccggggctgggggaccCGGGCCCCCTGGAAGACGTGGTGATCGACAGATACTACATCCCGAAGATGTGCTTACGGGAAGTCCAGATGGGGGATTTCATCCGCTACCACTACAACGGGACCTTCAAAGACGGCAAAAAGTTTGACTCCAG CTACGACAGAGGCGCCACGGTGGCGGGCGTGGTGGGAGTTGGCCGGCTGATCACCGGCATGGACCGAGGCCTGCAGGGCATGTGCGTCAACGAGCGGCGCCACCTGATTGTCCCTCCCCATCTGGGCTACGGCAGCATCGGCGTCG CTGGCATGATCCCCCCCGACGCCACCTTGTATTTTGACGTCATCCTGCTGGACATCTGGAACAAGGAGGACAAGCTGCAGATCACCACCTTGCACAAGCCAGAGCGCTGCAACCGCACTGTGGAGAACTCGGACTTCGTCCGGTATCACTACAACGGCACGCTGCTGGACGGCACCCACTTCGACTCCAG CTACAGCAAGGACAGCACGTACGACACCTACGTGGGCACCGGCTGGCTGATCAAAGGCATGGACGAGGGCCTGCTGGGGATGTGCGCTGGGGAGAAGAAGAGGATCATCATCCCTCCCTTCCTGGCCTACGGGGAGAAGGGCTACG GCACGGTGATCCCGCCCCAGGCCTCCCTGGTGTTCGATGTACTGCTCGTGGATCTGCACAACCCCAAAGACGGCATCTCCCTGGAGCACCTGGAGGTGCCAGCCGCCTGCAAGCGCAAGGCCGTGACCGGCGACTTCGTCCGCTATCACTACAACGGGACCCTGATGGACGGGACGCTCTTTGACTCCAG TTACTCCCGCAACCACACCTATGACACCTACATCGGGAAGGGCTACGTCATCCCCGGCATGGACCAGGGCCTGCAGGGCGTCTGCTTCGGAGAAAAGAGACGGATCATCGTCCCACCGCACCTGGGCTACGGGGAGAACGGAGCCG GGAACAAGATCCCCGGCTCAGCCGTGCTCATCTTCGACATCCACGTCATCGACTTCCACAACCCCCTGGACGCGGTGGAGATCGAGACCCTCTCCCGGCCTGAGGGCTGCAACGTCACCACCCAGGATCGCGACTTCATCCGCTACCACTACAACTGCTCGTTGCTGGATGGCACCAAGCTCTTCTCCTC CCACGATTACAACCACCCGCAGGAGGCGACGCTGGGGACCAGCAAGATGATCGATGGCCTGAACACCGGCCTCCTGGACATGTGCATAGGGGAGAAACGGGTGATCATCATCCCCCCGCACCTGGGGCACGGAGAAAACGGag CCCGGGGTGTGCCAGGCAGTGCCGTGCTCCGGTTCGAGGTAGAGCTGCTCTCCAGGGAGGAAGGAGTCCCTGAGGGCTACCTGTTTATCTGGCACGGGGACCCACCCGCAAACCTGTATGAGGACATGGACCTGAACAAGGATGGCGAGATCCCCCGCGAAGAG ttcTCCACTTTCATCAAGGCCCAGCTCACCGAGGGGAAGGGGCGGCTCATGCCCAGCTCCGACCCGGAGATGGTCATCGCCGACATGTTTCAGAACCAGGACCGGAACCAGGACGGGAAAATCACAGCGGAGGAGCTGAAGCTGAAATCAGATGAAGATAAGGAGAGAATCCACGAGGAGCTCTAA
- the NT5C3B gene encoding 7-methylguanosine phosphate-specific 5'-nucleotidase isoform X1 yields the protein MGASAGALFALVQLGKAPSLHLQDWQDQDLNSSWLVPELEKATVHMKSPEHVRRVISALRKEGPDKLQVVSDFDMTLSRFGFNGRRCPTSHNILDNSQVISEEGRKKLKDLLHYYYPIEIDPNRTMEEKRPLMVEWWTRAHGVLLQQKILKRDIAKIVEESEVMLRDGVNTFFDQLHQHNIPLFIFSAGVGDILEEVLRQAKVFHPNVNVMSNYMDFDGKGVLRQFKEPLIHTYNKNGSVLEKTDHFQQLSSRTNIILLGDSMGDLSMADGVANVENILTIGFLNDKVDEQRGKYRDAYDVVLEKDETLDVVNGILCYILGDLN from the exons ATGGGAGCGTCCGCCGGGGCGCTGTTTGCCCTGGTACAGCTAGGGAAGGCCCCAAGCCTGCACCTTCAGGActggcaggatcaggacctaaatagTTCGTGGCTG GTCCCTGAACTGGAGAAGGCGACGGTCCATATGAAGAGCCCCGAGCACGTGAGGCGCGTAATCTCAGCGCTCAGGAAAGAGGGACCAGACAAACTGCAG GTCGTTTCGGACTTCGACATGACCCTCAGCAGGTTTGGATTTAATGGGAGACGATGCCCCACTTCGCACA ATATCCTAGATAACAGCCAAGTCATTAGCGAAGAAGGCAGGAAAAAG TTAAAAGATCTGCTGCACTATTACTATCCAATTGAAATTGACCCCAACCGGACCATGGAAGAAAAACGTCCCCTCATGGTGGAATG GTGGACCAGAGCCCACGGTGTCCTGTTGCAACAGAAGATTTTGAAAAGGGACATAGCCAAGATAGTCGAAGAATCAGAGGTGATGCTCAG ggaCGGAGTCAACACCTTCTTTGACCAGCTCCACCAACACAACATCCCCCTGTTCATCTTCTCGGCCGGCGTGGGTGACATCCTGGAGGAGGTCCTCCGGCAGGCCAAGGTGTTCCACCCAAACGTCAATGTGATGTCCAACTACATGGACTTCGATGGCAAG GGCGTCCTGAGACAGTTTAAAGAGCCGCTGATCCACACCTACAACAAGAACGGCTCAGTCTTGGAGAAGACGGaccacttccagcagctgagCAGCAGGACCAACATCATCCTGCTGGGGGACTCCATGGGAGACCTGAGCATGGCAGACGGGGTTGCCAACGTGGAGAACATCCTCACGATCGGATTCCTGAATGACAAG GTGGATGAGCAACGAGGAAAGTACAGGGACGCCTACGACGTCGTGCTGGAGAAGGACGAGACTCTGGACGTGGTCAACGGGATCCTTTGTTACATCCTCGGAGACCTGAACTGA
- the NT5C3B gene encoding 7-methylguanosine phosphate-specific 5'-nucleotidase isoform X3: protein MKSPEHVRRVISALRKEGPDKLQVVSDFDMTLSRFGFNGRRCPTSHNILDNSQVISEEGRKKLKDLLHYYYPIEIDPNRTMEEKRPLMVEWWTRAHGVLLQQKILKRDIAKIVEESEVMLRDGVNTFFDQLHQHNIPLFIFSAGVGDILEEVLRQAKVFHPNVNVMSNYMDFDGKGVLRQFKEPLIHTYNKNGSVLEKTDHFQQLSSRTNIILLGDSMGDLSMADGVANVENILTIGFLNDKVDEQRGKYRDAYDVVLEKDETLDVVNGILCYILGDLN, encoded by the exons ATGAAGAGCCCCGAGCACGTGAGGCGCGTAATCTCAGCGCTCAGGAAAGAGGGACCAGACAAACTGCAG GTCGTTTCGGACTTCGACATGACCCTCAGCAGGTTTGGATTTAATGGGAGACGATGCCCCACTTCGCACA ATATCCTAGATAACAGCCAAGTCATTAGCGAAGAAGGCAGGAAAAAG TTAAAAGATCTGCTGCACTATTACTATCCAATTGAAATTGACCCCAACCGGACCATGGAAGAAAAACGTCCCCTCATGGTGGAATG GTGGACCAGAGCCCACGGTGTCCTGTTGCAACAGAAGATTTTGAAAAGGGACATAGCCAAGATAGTCGAAGAATCAGAGGTGATGCTCAG ggaCGGAGTCAACACCTTCTTTGACCAGCTCCACCAACACAACATCCCCCTGTTCATCTTCTCGGCCGGCGTGGGTGACATCCTGGAGGAGGTCCTCCGGCAGGCCAAGGTGTTCCACCCAAACGTCAATGTGATGTCCAACTACATGGACTTCGATGGCAAG GGCGTCCTGAGACAGTTTAAAGAGCCGCTGATCCACACCTACAACAAGAACGGCTCAGTCTTGGAGAAGACGGaccacttccagcagctgagCAGCAGGACCAACATCATCCTGCTGGGGGACTCCATGGGAGACCTGAGCATGGCAGACGGGGTTGCCAACGTGGAGAACATCCTCACGATCGGATTCCTGAATGACAAG GTGGATGAGCAACGAGGAAAGTACAGGGACGCCTACGACGTCGTGCTGGAGAAGGACGAGACTCTGGACGTGGTCAACGGGATCCTTTGTTACATCCTCGGAGACCTGAACTGA